A window of the Halopseudomonas phragmitis genome harbors these coding sequences:
- a CDS encoding secondary thiamine-phosphate synthase enzyme YjbQ, whose protein sequence is MWLQRTIELRARPRGFHLIDAEILAALPELKLLNTGLLHLWLQHTSASLSINENADPLVRDDLEAILRHLVPDSTPFFKHTYEGPDDMTAHVKSSLLGVQLSIPVSNGQLTMGTWQGVYLGEHRQQAGSRRLLATLQGE, encoded by the coding sequence ATGTGGCTACAACGCACCATTGAGCTGCGAGCCCGACCCCGGGGCTTTCACCTTATCGACGCCGAAATCCTGGCCGCGCTGCCGGAGCTCAAGCTGCTCAACACCGGCCTGCTGCACCTGTGGCTACAGCACACCTCGGCCTCACTGAGCATCAACGAAAACGCCGATCCACTGGTACGCGACGACCTGGAAGCCATTTTGCGCCACCTGGTTCCGGACAGTACGCCCTTCTTCAAGCACACCTATGAAGGCCCCGACGACATGACTGCCCATGTCAAAAGCAGCCTGCTGGGTGTGCAATTGAGCATTCCGGTCAGCAATGGACAATTGACCATGGGCACCTGGCAGGGTGTTTATCTGGGTGAACATCGTCAACAGGCCGGCAGCCGGCGACTGCTGGCTACGCTGCAAGGTGAGTGA